In one window of Bdellovibrio bacteriovorus W DNA:
- a CDS encoding flagellar basal body formation protein fliJ (COG2882 Flagellar biosynthesis chaperone), translating to MKFKFNLQKVLDHRKIVESLAQKDFQEAQAQLAEEEKRLKNMEETKTRAHEQAGALVQQGGSPGPALAQIHDFLKGQEVFIHRQKQKVFEAEKLVEAKREILRQKALDYKIMEKMRENKFAEYKAERLANDQKEMDEQSILRFQAKKESVG from the coding sequence GTGAAGTTTAAATTCAATCTTCAAAAAGTATTAGATCATCGCAAGATCGTTGAAAGCCTAGCGCAGAAGGACTTTCAAGAGGCACAGGCACAGCTTGCCGAAGAAGAAAAACGCTTAAAAAACATGGAAGAGACCAAAACTCGCGCTCATGAGCAGGCGGGGGCTTTAGTGCAACAGGGGGGATCTCCAGGTCCAGCTCTGGCACAGATTCATGATTTTTTAAAAGGCCAAGAAGTTTTTATACACCGACAGAAGCAAAAGGTCTTTGAAGCCGAGAAATTGGTCGAGGCGAAGAGAGAAATTTTGCGACAAAAGGCTCTAGACTATAAAATAATGGAGAAGATGCGAGAAAATAAATTCGCAGAGTATAAGGCCGAGCGCTTAGCTAATGATCAGAAAGAAATGGATGAGCAAAGTATTTTGCGCTTCCAGGCGAAAAAGGAATCAGTAGGATGA